CCCGTGTCCATGCGCCAACGACGAGACGACGCGGCCCATGGTCGGCCAATTCCGGAACTGTTCGATGAAGAAGGTGGCGATGCCGTGCCCGAGCCCACGCAGACGGAAGAGTTCGGCGTCACTCTCGCCGCAGACCAGCAGATAGGTCATCGGCAGCGTGACGGCGAGGGCGCAGGCGTTGAGGGCGTGGATCCAGACGGCCTGCGAGAACGCGGGCACGCACAATAAGCAGCACCGTGCAGATGATCAGCGCGTACGACCATTTTGACATGTTGGCGTTCGGTTGCTTCGGGTTGCGCTTTTGCCTCAGGAGCCAGGCGCAGCCAAGGAAGGCCAGCAGGCAGACGGACAGCGACAGGCCGCCGATGAACATGTAGATGGTTGACAGGAATGATTGCGAGGCGCAGATGGTCCAGAGCAGGGCGAGGGCCACCGCGCAGGCGAGGGAAGTCCTGTCGGCTTTGGTCAGCGGCTCGACAGGGGCCGTGGGGGCGCTCGCCTGTGGTCTGTTGATCGGTCGTCCAGTTGGCCTGGCCATTGGCTGGTTGATTGGATGACCGGTTGGTCCGACCATTGGTCCGTTGATTGGCTGACCGGTTGGTCTGATGTTCGGCTGGTTGGTCGGACCGTGGATTGGCTGTCTTGCAGGCCCGTTTATCGGTTGGCCGGCGATTCCGTTGGCGAGGCCCATCGTGTAGGCGTATGGAGTTGCTTGCATCGGTCCCGGTTGATTTGGGCTTCCTTGTGGGTAGGTGGTCTGCGCTGGCCCCTGCTGCATCGGAGCGCCTTGCATCTGTCCAGGTTGCATTGGGGCCGTTTGCGCACTCTGTGTCGGAGGCGTTGCATTGGGATTTTCATTATCCATCGCGGCTCCGGACTGTGCTTCGGCTCCGTTGTTCAATGCCATTCCAGTTGCGCTGTTTTGGGGCTGCTGAGGTTGGTTATTCGCCGGATTGGGGCGATTTTGGGCGCACTTATCCTGATCCATGGTTATGTCCTTTTTATTTTGGCTGGATGTTAGCCAGAGTGATTAATTGCTTCGATGTATTTTCGAGGTGTTATTTTCTTGCGAACGACTTGGAAGCGCTAGGTGCTTCCGCATCTTCCGGGCTCGCCCGCTCATAGTGCAGCAGATCGGCGGGTTGGCAATCGAGCTCCTCGCAGATGGCGGCGAGGGTGGTGAAGCGCACCGCCCGGGCCTTGCCGGTTTTGAGGATGGAGAGGTTCGCCACCGTCACGCCCACGCGCTGCGAGAGTTCGGTGAGGGTCATGCGCCGTTCGGCGAGGATGTCGTCCAGGGTTACCGTGATGTGTCCCATGTCAGATCACCAGGTCGTTGTCGTTTTTGAGCTCGGTGGCGGCGGCCGTCAGCGAGGCGAGGGCCGAGGAGACCACGGCGAGCACCAGGCAGAAGAGGAACGCCATGCCCAACCCCAGGATGACGAGGCGCCTGCTGTCGGTGGTGACGACGAGGGCCACGATGAGCTCCACCAGCCACACCGTCGCCGAGATGGCGAAGGCCATGGCGGCTATCCGCAAGCGGCGGATGTTGCCGGGCGTGAAGGTCTCCTCGCGTCCGATCGCCGAGAACAGCCTCCACGCGCATACGGCCACCACGGCCAAAGGCAGCATTCCGATAGCGGTGAGAATGGCCGAGCCTTGCTTGAGCTCACCGGCTTTTTCGGCTGCGGGAATCACGATGATCGCCAGCGCCAGGCACGCGGCGACCACGCAGGCGTCGGTGATCTCGAGCAGGATGGCGAGCGTGTGGTGCGACATGTGCGCGCCGCGCCCGCCGTTGTCGTTTCCTGGTTCCCGCCGCGAAATCCGGGCGTCCCGGGTGTCTTTGGACTGTTGAGATCCCATCTGGTCTCCTTAGCTGGATAAATTTCTTTCTGTTTCATATCATATTCGTTTCATATTGTTTTTCGATATAAGACATATCGTTTTTCAATATCATCACAATTAAGGCAAATTGATTTTTGTCATTTCGGACATTTCCTCGATGAAAGTCGCAGGTGTGTGAGGAGCACTTTTCGGGTGTTGGCGCAAATCGTTGATTTTCCGGCCTCGCTTGCTGTAGCGTTGGCGATACGGAACGTAGCGATTCGGCCAGTTCGGTCGCGAATGATTGCAACGCCATGTCGATTTACGGAAACGTCGATAATACCGAATTGCGTTCGAGAGATGGGAGAGTGACCGTGAGACTAGCCGTCCATGATTTGTTGATGCTCAACACCGGGGAGACCCCGAAAGAGAACGTGCAGAAGACCAAGGGGCTCGTCCAATACGTCGAAAGCCTTGGCTACAGCCGGTATTGGTTCTCCGAGCACCATGGTTTCCCGGCCAGCGCCAGCATCGCACCCGAGCTGCTCGTCGCCTACTATGCGGCCGCCACGAAGAACATCCGGCTTGGCACCGGCGGCACGATGATCATGCACTATTCGCCGCTAAAGCTTGCGGAGACCTTCAAGACGCTCGAGGCCATCGCGCCCGGCCGTATCGATTTGGGTCTGGGGCGTGCTCCCGGCGGAGGTCCCACGGAAATCATGGCGTTGTCCGAAGGACGGCCGCAATTTGACCGTGACCCTCAGATGTACGGCAAGATCAACGATATTCTCGCGCTGCTCAAAGGCACTCAGGCCACCGAGGCTAGTCCGCTGTATCGTAACGTGTTCGCGGCTCCCGATACCGGTGAGGATGTACCGGAGCCGTGGATGTTGGGCTCGAGCGGTCAATCGGCGTTGAAAGCCGCCGAGCTCGGTCTGGGTTATAGCTTCGTGAAATGGTTTGGCTACAATCCAGGCATTTCGCCCAGCGTTTTCCGAGAATACCGCGAATCCTTCAAACCGAGCGTCTTCTTCGACCATCCAATCGTCAGCATGGATTATCGCGTGCTCATCACCGAAACTGAAGAGGAGCTGCGGCGTCACGAAAAGTCGTTCGAGCTGTCGTATCTGACGCTTGGTCACCCGCAAGCCACGTTGATTTCCCCGGATAGGGCCGAATCGTATGTCTATACTGAGTCCGATGAGGAACGGTTGAAGCACGCCTACGCTAACCGGATTCTGATCAAGGGCACAAAGCAGCAGGTCAAGGATATTTTGGACGACGAGATCGCCGCCTACCAGATTGACGAGCTGATGGTTCATGTCCCGATCTACAGTCTCCAGGCGCGCAAGAACACCTACAAATATCTGGCCGAGATGTACTTGTAAGTTGATACGTCCAGGTTGCTATCGGTACATTGAACTCGATAGCAACCTGATATCGGGGAGTTCCTATCCGTCGCGTGAAAACGTGGAGGATAGGAACTCTTTTTGTTACGCAAATATATATGTAGCGCAAATATAATAAAAGGAATCCTCTTTCTATATTGACGAGAGAGGATTCCCTTTTACACTGTTGCAACGCCGAACTCAGGCGTTACCTCAGCCTCACTTGATGTCGTCGAGATTCAGCCTGAGCGCCTCGGTGACGCGGGTGCCATAATCCGGATCAGCCTGATAGAACTGACGGGTCTCGAGGATCTTGATCTCCTCGGCGTGCTCGCCTTCTACCTGGCCCAGGTTGGAGGCGATGGTGGCAACCAGACGCTGCTTCTCCTCTTCGCTCAGCACGTTGTAGAGCGCGCCGGCAGCAGAGAAGTTGTCGGGCTCGTAAGCCGCGTAGTTGCCGGTCTTGCCCTCGAGCTGGTCGCCGTGGTTGCGGGCGGAGGTGTCTTCGGTCGGGCCGCCGAAGCTGTTCGGTTCGTAGTCGACAGCACCGTTCTGGGCATTGTTCGACATGAAGC
This Bifidobacterium sp. ESL0790 DNA region includes the following protein-coding sequences:
- a CDS encoding helix-turn-helix transcriptional regulator — encoded protein: MGHITVTLDDILAERRMTLTELSQRVGVTVANLSILKTGKARAVRFTTLAAICEELDCQPADLLHYERASPEDAEAPSASKSFARK
- a CDS encoding DUF2975 domain-containing protein; translated protein: MGSQQSKDTRDARISRREPGNDNGGRGAHMSHHTLAILLEITDACVVAACLALAIIVIPAAEKAGELKQGSAILTAIGMLPLAVVAVCAWRLFSAIGREETFTPGNIRRLRIAAMAFAISATVWLVELIVALVVTTDSRRLVILGLGMAFLFCLVLAVVSSALASLTAAATELKNDNDLVI
- a CDS encoding MsnO8 family LLM class oxidoreductase encodes the protein MTVRLAVHDLLMLNTGETPKENVQKTKGLVQYVESLGYSRYWFSEHHGFPASASIAPELLVAYYAAATKNIRLGTGGTMIMHYSPLKLAETFKTLEAIAPGRIDLGLGRAPGGGPTEIMALSEGRPQFDRDPQMYGKINDILALLKGTQATEASPLYRNVFAAPDTGEDVPEPWMLGSSGQSALKAAELGLGYSFVKWFGYNPGISPSVFREYRESFKPSVFFDHPIVSMDYRVLITETEEELRRHEKSFELSYLTLGHPQATLISPDRAESYVYTESDEERLKHAYANRILIKGTKQQVKDILDDEIAAYQIDELMVHVPIYSLQARKNTYKYLAEMYL